One stretch of Deltaproteobacteria bacterium DNA includes these proteins:
- a CDS encoding LLM class flavin-dependent oxidoreductase translates to MTSSTPRLGMVLYHGIDSGNELRNYARVAEEAGFDSLWVTERYFHEETFSLLGFLAAATRRIRLGLGVTNPYTRNPALLAMSAATLDRIAGGRFLLGLGRSDKWMIEGRMGMPYERPLTHMKKTVAELRQLLAGERVSGAGVYWDLKAVRLAVTPAQASLPIYLAAIGPKALRLAGAVADGVLLNAYVPTAYVRYAVREIASAAREAGRDPAAIDIACMLIVRLTGDPERMMPALKERMVRLLAEPFVGEVLLERGGFDPGILPELRATAEGRGEKAAVGLITEEMVEAFYLLGNAATCRRRIAEYREAGVEHALLLPRLEDYESAVEALGPRA, encoded by the coding sequence TTGACATCGTCGACGCCACGGCTGGGCATGGTGCTGTACCATGGCATCGACAGCGGCAATGAGCTGCGGAACTACGCCCGGGTTGCCGAAGAGGCCGGCTTCGACTCCCTGTGGGTCACCGAGCGCTACTTTCACGAGGAGACGTTCTCCCTCCTGGGCTTTCTCGCCGCCGCCACCCGGCGCATACGGCTCGGCCTCGGCGTCACCAATCCCTACACCCGCAACCCGGCGCTGTTGGCCATGTCCGCGGCGACGCTGGACCGGATTGCCGGGGGCCGCTTTCTCCTGGGGCTTGGCCGGAGCGACAAGTGGATGATCGAGGGCCGCATGGGCATGCCCTACGAGCGGCCGCTGACCCACATGAAGAAGACAGTGGCCGAGCTCCGGCAACTCCTGGCGGGTGAGCGCGTGAGCGGCGCCGGCGTTTACTGGGACCTCAAGGCCGTGCGGCTCGCGGTGACACCGGCGCAGGCAAGCCTGCCCATCTACCTGGCCGCCATCGGCCCCAAGGCGCTGCGGCTTGCCGGCGCGGTGGCCGACGGGGTGCTCCTCAACGCCTACGTCCCCACCGCGTACGTGCGCTACGCGGTCCGGGAGATCGCGTCCGCGGCCCGGGAGGCGGGACGCGACCCGGCGGCCATCGACATCGCCTGCATGCTAATCGTGCGCCTGACCGGCGATCCCGAGCGCATGATGCCGGCCCTCAAGGAACGCATGGTGCGGCTCCTGGCCGAGCCGTTCGTGGGAGAAGTCCTGCTGGAGCGCGGTGGCTTCGACCCCGGCATCCTGCCCGAGCTTCGCGCCACCGCGGAGGGCCGCGGCGAGAAGGCCGCCGTGGGGCTCATCACCGAGGAGATGGTGGAGGCGTTCTACCTGCTGGGCAACGCCGCGACGTGCCGCCGGCGCATCGCCGAATACCGCGAGGCCGGCGTGGAGCACGCGCTGCTGCTGCCGCGGCTCGAAGACTACGAGAGCGCCGTCGAGGCCCTGGGGCCGCGCGCGTAA